Proteins from a genomic interval of Proteiniborus ethanoligenes:
- a CDS encoding SipW-dependent-type signal peptide-containing protein — MKKRYIAAMLVVTLICAMAGVGTMAWFTSRATSNENTFKTGTLILGGIIDGEDVNEQFATVSFDNMEPGQPPEKVQETVLKNVGSLPFYLYRMTAENITGDTKLDDVLMLNITIDGETVFDGRLSQLVEENGGYFDPIYGIQPEETRQMVITAYMDKNAGNEYQGLNMQCDLTVYARQNEYPVPGENGEEDLGLAPNFSVVAYNDDNYVNFDFDWEPNDLFYEHYKLEIKHETGDVTTGIEAERIWLFINFYNKEVTSLDGISRNDVDVDWSKDIVKIKKSAFPDEWKGFEVKIYGMQNLKPISSLPWQYWSLDR; from the coding sequence ATGAAAAAAAGATATATTGCAGCTATGCTGGTAGTAACACTTATATGTGCCATGGCTGGTGTAGGCACTATGGCATGGTTTACTAGCAGGGCAACTAGTAATGAGAACACATTCAAAACAGGTACATTAATATTAGGTGGAATAATAGATGGCGAAGATGTAAACGAGCAATTTGCTACAGTGTCCTTTGATAATATGGAGCCAGGCCAGCCGCCAGAAAAAGTTCAAGAAACTGTATTAAAGAACGTAGGCTCATTACCATTTTATCTATATCGTATGACAGCAGAAAATATTACTGGCGATACAAAACTAGATGATGTACTAATGCTAAATATAACAATAGACGGAGAAACAGTATTTGATGGAAGATTAAGCCAGTTGGTAGAAGAAAATGGTGGGTATTTTGACCCTATCTACGGTATACAACCTGAAGAAACAAGGCAAATGGTAATAACTGCATATATGGATAAAAATGCAGGCAACGAATATCAAGGATTAAATATGCAATGCGACCTTACAGTATATGCTAGACAAAATGAATATCCAGTGCCAGGAGAAAATGGGGAAGAGGATTTAGGATTAGCACCTAATTTCTCCGTGGTAGCATACAATGACGATAATTATGTAAATTTTGACTTCGATTGGGAGCCTAATGACTTATTTTATGAACATTATAAGCTAGAGATTAAACACGAAACTGGAGATGTAACAACGGGAATAGAAGCAGAAAGAATATGGTTATTTATTAACTTTTATAACAAAGAAGTAACATCATTAGATGGAATAAGTAGAAATGATGTAGATGTAGACTGGAGTAAAGATATTGTAAAAATTAAGAAATCCGCATTCCCAGATGAATGGAAGGGATTTGAAGTTAAAATATACGGAATGCAGAACTTAAAGCCTATTAGCTCCTTACCATGGCAATATTGGTCACTAGATAGATAG